A stretch of Triticum aestivum cultivar Chinese Spring chromosome 1D, IWGSC CS RefSeq v2.1, whole genome shotgun sequence DNA encodes these proteins:
- the LOC123183344 gene encoding RNA polymerase sigma factor sigC has protein sequence MGLPMVRGPCFCSPSPSSSSSSSSSSSPWMLQAHLPKHPHPRHGLSGRSVWSESLRVLALHLLLNRRADLCRRRGDIARTAASSSGLLQITENKATSSPKTKVDAERTSLVGSLDRNAGFDMIYEDMSSWMDVAHTSSNSLEYNLLMQNIHVLQSSLAAQDLVVLERDILVHIEQLGALKWFNASRSSATITPTSLESDFALPWNDTEFAPVTPLDEQSDDDQLVVIRSGKSQERKLKRIRASENISGVCVKVSSRKPRKSRKSTSSQFISEWKNYPGRRRSIVREQSDLLVTIKECANLEKIRENMVKEGQEVCYDKWAKAAGVDEAVLKSRLQAGYCCRERLLVTTEWLVKYIARTYTGMGTAFEDLLQAGKMGVLDGAERFDSQRGCKFSTYVKYWIRKPMLALLAENSGVIQLPARMDCIIRKVREAKRAIRSSTGRNPIDAEIATFVGASVANVRLARKCSRRVVSLYMEVGAGQNAKFVDVTPDTSIDDPEEAIFRRQLRERLLMVLDRLPTREGRVLKLRHGLEDGRCRSLEQIGGIYHVSKEWIRKIEKSAMSKLRNEDVHDELKDFCGF, from the exons ATGGGTCTGCCCATGGTGCGCGGCCCGTGCTTCTGCTCGCCATcgccttcgtcgtcgtcgtcgtcgtcctcctcctcctcgccgtggATGCTGCAGGCCCATCTCCCCAAGCACCCCCACCCTCGCCATGGAT TGAGTGGGAGGTCAGTTTGGTCTGAATCCCTGAGAGTTCTGGCCCTGCATCTCTTGCTCAATCGGCGCGCTGATCTTTGCCGGCGCCGGGGCGACATCGCCAGAACTGCTGCATCTTCATCCGGGTTGCTTCAGATTACAGAGAACAAGGCAACCAGCTCGCCAAAAACAAAG GTCGATGCAGAAAGAACATCACTTGTTGGCTCTCTTGACAGAAATGCGGGGTTTGACATGATTTATGAGGACATGTCTTCTTGGATGGATGTGGCACACACAAGTAGCAACAGCTTGGAGTATAACTTGTTGATGCAAAACATCCATGTGTTACAGAGTAGTTTGGCTGCTCAAGATTTGGTGGTGCTGGAAAGAGATATCCTTGTACATATTGAACAGCTTGGAGCTCTGAAATGGTTTAACGCCTCGAGGTCCAGCGCCACCATAACACCGACCTCACTTGAATCAGATTTTGCACTCCCTTGGAATGATACTGAATTCGCCCCGGTGACTCCTCTCGATGAGCAAAGCGACGACGATCAACTGGTCGTTATTCGGAGCGGGAAAAGCCAAGAGAGGAAACTGAAGAGAATTAGAGCATCAGAAAACATCTCCGGGGTTTGTGTAAAAGTATCCTCACGAAAACCAAGAAAATCACGCAAGTCCACTAGTAGTCAATTTATATCTGAGTGGAAAAACTATCCAGGCCGGCGAAGGAGCATAGTTCGGGAACAGTCGGACTTGCTGGTGACTATCAAG GAATGTGCAAACCTTGAGAAGATCAGGGAAAACATGGTGAAGGAAGGGCAGGAGGTCTGCTATGATAAGTGGGCAAAAGCAGCTGGAGTTGATGAAGCGGTCCTGAAGAGTAGACTGCAAGCAGGCTACTGCTGCAGAGAGAGGTTACTGGTGACCACCGAGTGGCTTGTCAAGTACATTGCAAGGACATACACCGGAATGGGAACAGCTTTCGAGGATCTACTCCAG GCTGGGAAAATGGGTGTCCTTGATGGCGCTGAGAGGTTCGACAGCCAGAGAGGATGCAAATTCTCAACCTATGTGAAGTACTGGATAAGGAAACCCATGCTAGCGCTCCTCGCTGAAAATTCTGGAGTGATCCAGCTGCCC GCAAGGATGGACTGTATCATCCGAAAGGTCAGGGAAGCTAAGCGGGCGATTCGATCCAGCACTGGGAGGAATCCAATAGACGCGGAGATCGCGACCTTCGTTGGCGCGTCCGTTGCCAATGTTAGATTGGCGCGGAAGTGCTCCCGTCGTGTCGTTTCACTCTACATGGAGGTCGGAGCTGGACAGAACGCCAAGTTCGTG GATGTGACCCCGGACACATCAATAGATGATCCAGAGGAGGCCATCTTCCGGAGGCAGCTGAGGGAGAGACTGCTCATGGTTCTGGACAGGCTCCCGACGAGAGAAGGGCGTGTGTTGAAGCTGCGGCATGGCCTCGAGGATGGCAGGTGCCGGTCCCTGGAGCAGATCGGAGGCATCTACCACGTGTCCAAGGAGTGGATCAGGAAGATTGAGAAATCGGCCATGTCGAAGCTCAGGAACGAGGACGTGCATGATGAGCTGAAGGACTTCTGTGGATTCTAG